A single Argentina anserina chromosome 7, drPotAnse1.1, whole genome shotgun sequence DNA region contains:
- the LOC126803401 gene encoding U-box domain-containing protein 1-like, with protein sequence MDVALIPPMLVSSGFLPTGSFLESLIHICNEICSMENLPFLQIRNISTMIRRVKLLCSLFEEIQETNGPLPPSSILCLTELFSVIRRIKPLIQECKDCSFLWGLMQIEPVSNQFYVLVKELGRALDILPVSLLNITADIREQIELLHRQAKRAELYIDLKEVKRREELLVLMGSNNEKNKKNKGFVELGKVKDILSSIGLRSSLDYEEEILKLEAEAQNQAGSGGLIVVCNINNLISLVSYCKSMVCVDDDFETTNKEGFKLLDSAPSNKCYDHSSSSQSIIANIPDEFRCPISLDLMRDPVIVESGHTYDRNSIAQWINSGHQTCPKSGQKLIHMALIPNYALKSLLHQWCEENNVPEVGSSPSSSSDLDKSNSKRDSCENAVDHISVVKAAVDAVKLTAEFLVGKLATGSPDIQRQAAYELRLLAKTGMDNRRIIAEAGAIPFLVTLLSSQEPRIQENAVTALLNLSIFNNNKILIMAAGALDNIIDVLESGNTMEARENAAAAIFSLSIIDDCKVTIGKRPRAIPALVRLLKEGTPAGKKDAAIALFNLAIYTTNKVSVVVAGVVPLLIDLLMDDKAGITDDALAVLAQLLGCSEGLEEIGKSRILVPILIDLLRFGSPKGKENSITLLLGLCKDGGEEVARRLLMNPRSIPSLQSLVADGSLKARRKADALLRLLNRCCFQSQNQMTV encoded by the coding sequence ATGGATGTGGCTCTAATTCCTCCCATGTTGGTTTCTTCAGGCTTTTTGCCAACTGGTTCTTTCTTAGAGTCATTGATTCACATATGCAATGAGATCTGTTCCATGGAAAACCTTCCTTTTCTTCAGATCAGGAACATCTCCACAATGATAAGGAGAGTCAAGCTTCTTTGTTCGTTGTTCGAAGAGATTCAAGAAACTAACGGCCCTCTCCCTCCATCTTCGATCCTGTGCCTCACAGAGCTCTTCTCCGTGATTCGAAGAATCAAGCCTTTGATTCAAGAGTGTAAGGACTGCAGCTTCTTGTGGGGACTCATGCAGATAGAGCCGGTTTCGAATCAGTTCTATGTGTTGGTGAAGGAGTTGGGGAGAGCACTTGATATTTTGCCAGTGAGTTTGCTCAATATAACGGCAGATATTAGAGAGCAGATTGAGCTTCTTCACCGGCAAGCGAAAAGGGCAGAGTTGTATATTGACCTTAAAGAagtgaagagaagagaagagcttTTGGTATTGATGGGGAGCAACAatgagaagaacaagaagaacaaaGGGTTTGTAGAATTGGGCAAAGTGAAGGATATATTGAGCAGCATTGGTTTGAGAAGCTCACTGGATTATGAGGAAGAGATCTTAAAGCTAGAGGCAGAAGCTCAAAATCAAGCAGGGAGTGGTGGATTAATTGTGGTATGCAATATAAACAACCTCATTTCCCTTGTTTCATATTGCAAATCCATGGTTTGTGTCGATGATGATTTCGAAACAACCAACAAGGAGGGCTTCAAGCTGTTAGATTCTGCACCCTcaaataaatgttatgatcattcttcatcttctcaatCCATAATTGCCAACATCCCAGATGAGTTTCGATGCCCGATTTCACTAGACTTGATGAGAGATCCTGTGATAGTAGAGTCAGGGCATACATATGATCGAAATTCCATTGCTCAGTGGATCAATTCAGGACACCAAACATGCCCCAAAAGTGGACAGAAGCTTATTCACATGGCCCTTATACCTAATTATGCACTGAAGAGTCTACTGCATCAATGGTGTGAGGAAAACAACGTTCCAGAAGTTggatcatcaccatcatcttcttcagaTTTGGATAAGAGCAACAGCAAAAGAGATTCGTGTGAAAATGCTGTGGATCACATTTCTGTTGTAAAAGCTGCAGTAGATGCTGTGAAGTTAACAGCTGAGTTTCTGGTGGGAAAACTAGCAACAGGTTCACCAGATATCCAAAGACAAGCAGCATACGAGCTTCGGTTACTTGCCAAAACAGGCATGGATAACAGAAGAATAATAGCAGAGGCAGGAGCTATTCCTTTTCTAGTGACATTGCTTAGTTCACAAGAACCAAGAATTCAGGAAAATGCTGTCACTGCGCTACTCAACCTTTCCatcttcaacaacaacaagattTTGATAATGGCTGCAGGAGCGCTTGATAACATAATCGATGTGTTGGAATCAGGGAACACAATGGAAGCTAGAGAGAATGCAGCAGCAGCAATTTTCAGCTTGTCCATAATTGATGACTGCAAGGTGACAATTGGAAAAAGACCACGAGCCATTCCAGCATTGGTGAGGCTTTTGAAAGAAGGAACTCCGGCTGGTAAAAAGGACGCAGCCATTGCTCTCTTCAACCTTGCAATCTACACTACGAACAAGGTCAGTGTGGTGGTTGCCGGGGTGGTTCCTCTGCTGATTGATCTGTTGATGGATGACAAGGCGGGGATAACAGATGATGCCTTGGCAGTTCTTGCTCAACTTTTGGGATGCTCTGAAGGATTGGAGGAGATTGGGAAGAGTAGGATTCTAGTGCCGATTCTCATTGATCTTCTGAGATTTGGTTCTCCAAAAGGGAAGGAAAATTCAATAACTCTTTTGTTGGGGTTATGCAAAGATGGAGGAGAGGAGGTTGCAAGACGTCTATTGATGAACCCCCGGAGTATCCCTTCTCTTCAAAGCTTGGTTGCTGATGGATCCTTGAAAGCTCGAAGAAAAGCCGATGCACTGCTTAGATTATTGAACAGATGCTGTTTTCAGTCTCAGAATCAGATGACAGTATGA
- the LOC126803400 gene encoding UTP--glucose-1-phosphate uridylyltransferase 3, chloroplastic isoform X1, whose amino-acid sequence MARSAPTILNRDTSHLLFTFKPPPPPPSPFHSLSSLRLTKPPPLLPTYSASSSSSSSCVTRVTTVPVEYAPPAPEFEFHRELSRLKSLRSRLAGANSLRAKTRVIDGDSRVKRFFDSGDNRVFSAVLASLDLSPSELFLFKCLVAAGQEHVLGWGYDFVGGESQVEESARSSVKAAFYSIAELIEKLDVNGDGLGKKKKKIRFALDDEDLEDLKKLLKNLGEVEQFYNCIGGVIGYQITVMELLAQSKAEMQATNWPSNVQEQMDCQFLEIHAPSGLDLSENAEYAAQAALWGIQGLPGLGEIYPLGGSADRLGLVDPDTGECLPAAMLPYCGRTLLEGLIRDLQAREFLYFKIFGKQCITPVAIMTSAAKNNHEHITSLCEKLEWFKRGRSRFQFFEQPLVPAVSAEDGQWIIKKPFAPICKPGGHGVIWKLAYDKGIFQWFYDHGRKGATVRQVSNVVAATDLTLLALAGIGLHHGKKLGFASCKRNSGATEGINVLMEKKLLDERWSYGLSCIEYTEFDKFGIADGRHSRNSLQAEFPANTNIMYVDLTSAELVGSRKNTDSLPGMVLNVKKAISFVDNFGNPHSVPGGRLECTMQNIADNFLNTCPSRDYKGVLDKLDTFIVFNKRRRVTSSAKRKRRHTDKSLHQTPDGSLLDILRNAHDLLSECDIELPKVESNEKYLNSGPPFLILLHPALGPLWEVTRQKFSGGSICKGSELQVEVTEFLWSNVQLDGSLIIEAENVLGSSSVDEDGEPILQYGHRCGRCKLQNVRVWNEGIDWNFKDNVYWKHVVQRNEACKVVLHGNAEFEATDVVLKGNHIYEVPNGYKMKITPGDSGLAIGLDPIAEYMMDSGSWYWKYGIKGTHIQLELVEL is encoded by the exons ATGGCGCGCTCTGCTCCTACTATTCTCAACCGCGACACCTCTCACTTGCTCTTCACCTTCAAACCTCCTCCGCCTCCCCCCTCTCCCTTccactctctctcctctctccgcCTCACCAAGCCACCGCCCCTCCTCCCTACTTATTccgcttcttcttcctcttcttcttcatgcGTCACGCGCGTCACAACCGTTCCGGTAGAGTACGCGCCGCCGGCGCCCGAATTCGAGTTCCACCGCGAGCTCTCGCGACTCAAGTCTCTCCGCTCCCGCCTCGCCGGCGCTAATTCGCTACGCGCCAAAACCAGAGTGATCGACGGAGATTCCAGAGTGAAGAGATTCTTCGATTCCGGCGACAACCGAGTCTTCTCCGCCGTTTTGGCCTCGCTGGATTTGAGTCCGAGCGAGCTGTTCTTGTTTAAATGCCTCGTAGCCGCCGGCCAGGAGCACGTGCTCGGCTGGGGGTATGATTTCGTCGGCGGCGAGAGCCAGGTGGAGGAGTCGGCAAGGAGCTCGGTGAAGGCTGCGTTTTATTCCATTGCCGAATTGATTGAGAAATTGGATGTGAATGGTGACGGTttggggaagaagaagaagaagattcgGTTTGCTTTGGATGACGAAGATCTTGAGGACTTGAAGAAGCTACTGAAGAATTTGGGAGAAGTTGAGCAATTCTATAACTGCATTGGAGGAGTGATCGG ATATCAGATAACAGTAATGGAGCTTCTAGCGCAATCGAAAGCTGAAATGCAGGCTACGAATTGGCCTAGCAACGTACAAGAGCAGATGGACTGCCAATTTTTGGAAATTCATGCTCCTAGTGGACTTGATCTTTCGGAAAATGCAGAATATGCAGCACAAGCTGCTCTATGGGGAATTCAG GGTTTGCCAGGCCTAGGTGAAATTTATCCTTTGGGAGGCTCAGCGGACAGGCTTGGTTTGGTTGATCCTGATACAGGTGAATGTCTCCCGGCTGCAATGCTTCCTTATTGTGGGCGGACATTGTTGGAAGGTCTTATTAGGGATCTTCAG GCTAGAGAGTTTTTATACTTCAAGATTTTTGGGAAGCAGTGCATCACTCCTGTTGCAATCATGACAAGTGCTGCAAAGAACAACCATGAACACATAACTTCTCTTTGTGAAAAACTTGAATGGTTTAAGAGAGGTCGATCAAGATTCCAATTTTTCGAGCAG CCACTTGTTCCAGCTGTAAGTGCTGAGGATGGGCAGTGGATAATCAAGAAACCTTTTGCTCCCATTTGCAAGCCTGGTGGTCATGGTGTGATATGGAAACTTGCATATGATAAAGGCATTTTTCAATGGTTTTATGATCATGGACGAAAAGGTGCAACTGTACGACAAGTTAG CAATGTTGTCGCTGCTACAGATTTGACTCTGTTGGCACTAGCAGGGATTGGTTTACACCATGGAAAG AAACTGGGGTTTGCTTCCTGTAAGAGGAACTCAGGAGCTACAGAAGGAATTAATGTTCTAATGGAGAAGAAATTGTTGGATGAAAGGTGGTCATATGGCTTGTCTTGCATTGAATACACAGAGTTTGATAAATTTGGGATAGCAGATGGACGTCATTCTCGTAATAG TTTGCAGGCAGAGTTCCCTGCCAATACGAATATTATGTATGTAGACTTAACTTCTGCAGAGTTGGTGGGTTCAAGGAAGAATACAGACAGCTTACCTGGCATGGTGTTAAATGTTAAAAAGGCAATTTCATTTGTTGACAATTTTGGAAATCCACACAG TGTTCCTGGTGGCAGGCTTGAATGCACAATGCAAAATATTGCGGACAACTTTCTTAATACATGTCCTTCTAGAGATTATAAAGGCGTTTTAg ATAAGCTTGATACCTTTATTGTTTTTAATAAACGAAGACGGGTTACATCATCTGctaaaaggaaaagaaggcATACAGACAAATCTTTACACCAA ACTCCGGATGGTTCGCTGTTGGATATCTTAAGAAATGCTCATGATCTTCTGTCTGAGTGTGATATTGAACTTCCCAAG GTTGAAAGTAATGAGAAGTATCTAAATTCGGGACCACCATTTCTTATACTTCTGCACCCTGCTCTTGGCCCACTTTGGGAGGTCACCAGACAAAAG TTCTCTGGAGGCTCAATATGCAAAGGCTCAGAGTTACAAGTAGAGGTCACAGAGTTCCTGTGGAGTAATGTTCAG CTTGATGGAAGCCTGATCATAGAGGCTGAAAATGTTTTGGGCTCAAGTAGTGTTGATGAAGATGGTGAACCCATTTTGCAATATGGTCACAG GTGTGGAAGATGTAAATTACAGAATGTAAGAGTATGGAATGAGGGAATTGACTGGAATTTTAAAGACAATGTCTATTGGAAGCATGTCGTGCAGCGGAATGAAGCATGTAAGGTCGTACTGCATGGAAATGCCGAGTTTGAGGCAACTGATGTTGTCTTAAAG ggaaatcatatatatgaagtTCCAAATGGctacaaaatgaagattacGCCAGGAGATTCAG GTTTGGCGATTGGATTAGATCCTATCGCTGAGTATATGATGGACAGTGGAAGCTGGTATTGGAAGTACGGAATCAAGGGCACACATATTCAGTTGGAATTGGTAGAGCTGTAA
- the LOC126803400 gene encoding UTP--glucose-1-phosphate uridylyltransferase 3, chloroplastic isoform X2 codes for MARSAPTILNRDTSHLLFTFKPPPPPPSPFHSLSSLRLTKPPPLLPTYSASSSSSSSCVTRVTTVPVEYAPPAPEFEFHRELSRLKSLRSRLAGANSLRAKTRVIDGDSRVKRFFDSGDNRVFSAVLASLDLSPSELFLFKCLVAAGQEHVLGWGYDFVGGESQVEESARSSVKAAFYSIAELIEKLDVNGDGLGKKKKKIRFALDDEDLEDLKKLLKNLGEVEQFYNCIGGVIGYQITVMELLAQSKAEMQATNWPSNVQEQMDCQFLEIHAPSGLDLSENAEYAAQAALWGIQGLPGLGEIYPLGGSADRLGLVDPDTGECLPAAMLPYCGRTLLEGLIRDLQAREFLYFKIFGKQCITPVAIMTSAAKNNHEHITSLCEKLEWFKRGRSRFQFFEQPLVPAVSAEDGQWIIKKPFAPICKPGGHGVIWKLAYDKGIFQWFYDHGRKGATVRQVSNVVAATDLTLLALAGIGLHHGKKLGFASCKRNSGATEGINVLMEKKLLDERWSYGLSCIEYTEFDKFGIADGRHSRNSLQAEFPANTNIMYVDLTSAELVGSRKNTDSLPGMVLNVKKAISFVDNFGNPHSVPGGRLECTMQNIADNFLNTCPSRDYKGVLDKLDTFIVFNKRRRVTSSAKRKRRHTDKSLHQTPDGSLLDILRNAHDLLSECDIELPKVESNEKYLNSGPPFLILLHPALGPLWEVTRQKH; via the exons ATGGCGCGCTCTGCTCCTACTATTCTCAACCGCGACACCTCTCACTTGCTCTTCACCTTCAAACCTCCTCCGCCTCCCCCCTCTCCCTTccactctctctcctctctccgcCTCACCAAGCCACCGCCCCTCCTCCCTACTTATTccgcttcttcttcctcttcttcttcatgcGTCACGCGCGTCACAACCGTTCCGGTAGAGTACGCGCCGCCGGCGCCCGAATTCGAGTTCCACCGCGAGCTCTCGCGACTCAAGTCTCTCCGCTCCCGCCTCGCCGGCGCTAATTCGCTACGCGCCAAAACCAGAGTGATCGACGGAGATTCCAGAGTGAAGAGATTCTTCGATTCCGGCGACAACCGAGTCTTCTCCGCCGTTTTGGCCTCGCTGGATTTGAGTCCGAGCGAGCTGTTCTTGTTTAAATGCCTCGTAGCCGCCGGCCAGGAGCACGTGCTCGGCTGGGGGTATGATTTCGTCGGCGGCGAGAGCCAGGTGGAGGAGTCGGCAAGGAGCTCGGTGAAGGCTGCGTTTTATTCCATTGCCGAATTGATTGAGAAATTGGATGTGAATGGTGACGGTttggggaagaagaagaagaagattcgGTTTGCTTTGGATGACGAAGATCTTGAGGACTTGAAGAAGCTACTGAAGAATTTGGGAGAAGTTGAGCAATTCTATAACTGCATTGGAGGAGTGATCGG ATATCAGATAACAGTAATGGAGCTTCTAGCGCAATCGAAAGCTGAAATGCAGGCTACGAATTGGCCTAGCAACGTACAAGAGCAGATGGACTGCCAATTTTTGGAAATTCATGCTCCTAGTGGACTTGATCTTTCGGAAAATGCAGAATATGCAGCACAAGCTGCTCTATGGGGAATTCAG GGTTTGCCAGGCCTAGGTGAAATTTATCCTTTGGGAGGCTCAGCGGACAGGCTTGGTTTGGTTGATCCTGATACAGGTGAATGTCTCCCGGCTGCAATGCTTCCTTATTGTGGGCGGACATTGTTGGAAGGTCTTATTAGGGATCTTCAG GCTAGAGAGTTTTTATACTTCAAGATTTTTGGGAAGCAGTGCATCACTCCTGTTGCAATCATGACAAGTGCTGCAAAGAACAACCATGAACACATAACTTCTCTTTGTGAAAAACTTGAATGGTTTAAGAGAGGTCGATCAAGATTCCAATTTTTCGAGCAG CCACTTGTTCCAGCTGTAAGTGCTGAGGATGGGCAGTGGATAATCAAGAAACCTTTTGCTCCCATTTGCAAGCCTGGTGGTCATGGTGTGATATGGAAACTTGCATATGATAAAGGCATTTTTCAATGGTTTTATGATCATGGACGAAAAGGTGCAACTGTACGACAAGTTAG CAATGTTGTCGCTGCTACAGATTTGACTCTGTTGGCACTAGCAGGGATTGGTTTACACCATGGAAAG AAACTGGGGTTTGCTTCCTGTAAGAGGAACTCAGGAGCTACAGAAGGAATTAATGTTCTAATGGAGAAGAAATTGTTGGATGAAAGGTGGTCATATGGCTTGTCTTGCATTGAATACACAGAGTTTGATAAATTTGGGATAGCAGATGGACGTCATTCTCGTAATAG TTTGCAGGCAGAGTTCCCTGCCAATACGAATATTATGTATGTAGACTTAACTTCTGCAGAGTTGGTGGGTTCAAGGAAGAATACAGACAGCTTACCTGGCATGGTGTTAAATGTTAAAAAGGCAATTTCATTTGTTGACAATTTTGGAAATCCACACAG TGTTCCTGGTGGCAGGCTTGAATGCACAATGCAAAATATTGCGGACAACTTTCTTAATACATGTCCTTCTAGAGATTATAAAGGCGTTTTAg ATAAGCTTGATACCTTTATTGTTTTTAATAAACGAAGACGGGTTACATCATCTGctaaaaggaaaagaaggcATACAGACAAATCTTTACACCAA ACTCCGGATGGTTCGCTGTTGGATATCTTAAGAAATGCTCATGATCTTCTGTCTGAGTGTGATATTGAACTTCCCAAG GTTGAAAGTAATGAGAAGTATCTAAATTCGGGACCACCATTTCTTATACTTCTGCACCCTGCTCTTGGCCCACTTTGGGAGGTCACCAGACAAAAG CATTGA